In Kwoniella dejecticola CBS 10117 chromosome 6, complete sequence, a genomic segment contains:
- a CDS encoding 60S ribosomal protein uL22, which yields MSSALLNNYPFNLLHHTLQRRYDAHQQVRYASAHIVAGNPEKFAKARGEYVPTHFKNMREVAAALTGLNIKKAYTYLADVQDHKQIIPFRRFAGGIGRASQAKQFKTTKGRWPEKSVRFILRLLKNAESNADAKDLEVEDLIIKNIVVQQAPKTRRRTYRAHGRINPYQGHPCHIEIILSTPSSEVPRAKDLDVTSSSKKGKTVAAIEA from the exons ATGTCTTCTGCATTGCTCAACAACTATCCCTTCAATCTACTTCACCATACCCTACAACGTCGTTACGATGCACACCAACAGGTTCGATACGCCTCTGCCCACATCGTCGCCGGCAACCCTGAGAAGT TCGCCAAGGCCCGAGGAGAGTATGTCCCAACTCACTTCAAGAACATGCGAGAGGTCGCTGCTGCTCTTACCG gcTTGAACATCAAGAAGGCTTACACCTACCTTGCCGACGTTCAAGACCACAAGCAAATCATCCCCTTCAGACGTTTCGCCGGTGGTATTGGACGAGCTTCCCAAGCTAAGCAATTCAAGACTACCAAGG GTCGATGGCCCGAGAAGTCGGTTCGATTCATCCTTCGATTACTCAAGAACGCTGAATCCAACGCCGACGCCAAGGACCTTGAAGTTGAGGatttgatcatcaagaacatTGTCGTCCAACAAGCCCCTAAAACCCGACGAAGAACTTACCGAGCTCACGGTCGAAT CAACCCTTACCAAGGTCACCCATGTCACATCGAAATAATCCTTTCCACCCCTTCGTCCGAAGTCCCCAGAGCCAAGGACCTTGACGTCACTTCCAGctcaaagaagggaaagaccGTCGCTGCCATTGAAGCATAA
- a CDS encoding mitochondrial 37S ribosomal protein uS2m, producing MKGSSGSALRVLRANTAVRPSTRYLATSSSTQNQAEGSARPGKGEAFPGESAEQAWKRNLNEAREWRRRRDAQRSKLPLFIPQSTNLPPRPRPTPSPTEATLSTLLAAGAALGHSNSLTSTAYTPYIYGKRAGLSIIDLDQTLPILRRTAALVRDVVKADGIVLIVGTRNGHEKMIYRAKERLEDNGYAVTDWMPGVLTNSETFFGIEPMLNKSYKPDLVIFLNPSENTAAIRECTARHIPTIGIVDTDTDPRIVTYPIPANAESMRTAELIIGTLSIAGQEGRRLRLKEADRRALEQRNRGKRDRR from the exons ATGAAGGGGTCAAGCGGATCTGCTTTGAGAGTGTTGAGAGCGAACACAGCCGTTCGACCAT CCACTCGTTATCTGGCAACATCAAGCTCCACACAGAACCAAGCGGAAGGATCGGCCAGACCAGGAAAAGGCGAAGCGTTTCCCGGAGAATCAGCCGAACAAGCATGGAAGCGGAATCTGAACGAAGCTAGAGAATGGCGTCGGAGGAGAGATGCTCAAC GTTCGAAATTACCCCTGTTCATCCCTCAATCCACCAATTTACCACCGCGTCCCCGTCCCACACCTTCACCGACCGAAGCTACCCTCTCCACCCTTCTTGCCGCTGGTGCAGCATTAGGGCATTCGAATAGCTTGACCTCGACAGCGTACACACCCTATATATACGGTAAAAGGGCGGGATTATCGATTATCGATTTAGATCAGACATTGCCGATCCTGCGCCGGACAGCGGCTCTGGTACGGGACGTAGTGAAGGCAGACGGGATAGTGTTGATAGTAGGCACGAGAAATGGGCatgagaagatgatataTCGCGCGAAGGAGAGGCTGGAAGATAATGGTTATGCAGTTACCGATTGGATGCCCGGTGTATTGACCAATTCCGAGACTTT CTTCGGAATTGAGCCCATGCTCAATAAATCATATAAACCTGATCTggtcatcttcctcaacccATCTGAAAATACGGCTGCTATAAGGGAATGTACCGCCCGACATATACCCACAATAGGCATCGTGGACACAGATACTGATCCAAGGATAGTCACGTACCCCATACCTGCCAACGCGGAG AGTATGCGAAcggctgagctgatcattggAACTTTGAGTATagcaggacaagaaggaaggagattAAGgctgaaagaagctgatagGAGGGCTTTGGAGCAGCGTAATCGAGGAAAGAGGGATAGAAGGTAG